GGTCATCTTCCGCGCCGCTCGTAAAAGACTCGGACTGCAGACGGGCGAAACCATCATGGTCGGTGATACCATGGAAACCGATATCCTCGGTGGTGTGCAGCTTGGTTTCAGGACTGTGCTCGTCCTCTCGGGCGGAACGCATGAGGATCACCTGCACCGCTTTGCGTATGCACCGGATGTGATCGTGAAATCGGTGGATGCGATGACTGTGGATTTCATTCAGCAGCAGCGGGAAATCCTGGCGTCGATGGCCGGACTTGAAGCCCGGATTGGCCAGTATCCCGCAGGCTGAAGCAAATGATCAGGCCAGGTCCCCGAGGATGGGGGCCTTGATCTTGAGAGCATGAAGAATGTCCGTGACACCCACCTTTTTCAAGCCATCCAGCATGGTTTTTGCGGACGCTTCATAATCGAGAGTGTCGGGCAGACCTTTGAACGTATGAACATAGCGGGCTTCCTGGCCTTCATAGTCAAGGACCAGAGCCCGGGCGATGGTCTCGCCTTTTTTCACATCCGGGAAAAAGAAAGCACCAAAAGGCATCGTGCAGTCGCCACCCAGCTTTTCCAGAATCATTCGTTCCATCGTTGCACAGGCGTAAGTCGTGGCATCGCTCAGCGCCGCCAGATCCTTGGTGAAAGGGCTATCGGCCGGCGTTTCGATGGTCAGAGCGCCTTGCGCAGCGCAGGGCACATACCATTCATCAGCCAGAAGACGATGCGGCAGATGATCGAGGCTCAGGCGTTCGAGGGAAGCACCTGCCAGAATCAAACCATCCCAATCACCCTCATTCAGCTTGCGAATGCGTGTGTCCACATTCCCGCGCACAGGCACGAGGTTGATCTGCGGACCAAGACCCTTCAGCAGCGACTGACGCCGAAGACTCGCCGTGGCGATGGTCATGGGGCCCATATTTTTCAGGTCGGCCTTGCTCAGGAACTTTTGTTCCGGCACCTTGAGGCGCGCCAGCGATTTGGGATTGAAGATCAAGGCATCCTGCGGGATGTGCCGGGGCAGGATCGCCGCCAGCTGAAATCCAGCGGGAATACGTGCAGGCAGATCCTTGAGGCTGTGAACCGCGATATCCGCCGTCCCGCCCTTCATCGCCTCTTCCAGTTCGCGTACGAAAAGACCCTTGCCGCCGATCTCGTGCAGAAAGCGGTCCTGCACACGGTCACCCGTGGTCTTGATGATATTGAGTTCGGTGTTGAGACCGCGGGCCTGCAGAAGGCTCGATACGTGATTGGCTTGCCAAAGGGCCAGCTGACTGCCGCGGGTTGCTATACGAACTTTACGAGTTTGATTCATGAGTTTTTGTCCAATGGAAAAAGACTTTTCAGGGCTTCCGCCATGCTTTCCGGTGTGTAACCGACAGGCGGATTATGCACCAAACGGGCGACGTCGCCATTGATTTTATTCACGACGGATTTCATCATGGCCTCGGCGGCCTTGATCTGGTTTTCATCGAGACTATTCAAAGGCGAGCGGCCAAATGATTTTTGGAATTCCTGGTTCACCAAAGCTTCCAGGTATTCGCGGAAGCTGCCGAGCGCAGGCTTCAGATTGATGTTGCTGAGCCACTTGTCGAAGCCTTCGGCATTCTCGACGATGATCTTCTTGCCTTTTTCCGCTGCCTTGCGCCGCTCCTCGAAATTCTCGCCGACCACCTGCTTCAGGTCGTCGATGTCGAAGAGGTAGACGTCCTCCAGCTCGGCGCAGGCCTTATCTATATCGCGCGGCAGGGCTATATCAATCAGGAAGACAGGCTTATTGCGAGCACTCTGCGATCTTTGGATGCGCGGCTTATCCAGGACGATTTCATTCGCGGACGTGCAGCTGATCACGACATCGGAGAGCGTGAGGACTTCGTTGAGCTCCTCCCACGGATAGGCGATGCCAATGCCAACCTTTTCGACCAGCGTTTCCGCGCGAGCCAGCGTGCGGTTACAGACGAAAAGTTCTTTCGGGTTATATTTCAAAAGATATTTGGCCGCGACTTCCGCCATCTCGCCCGCGCCGATGACCAGCACGCGGCAGTCGGCGATGTCACCGTACACGCGGTTGGCCAGATCAATGGCCGCATGACTGATCGAGACGGGCTTTTTGCCGATATCGGTGCTGCTGCGAACTTTTTTCGAAGAGGAGAACGCCTCCTGAGTCAGGCGTTTCAGAATGGGACCGAGGGTTCCGCTTTCCTGCGCGAACTGCGCCGCGTTCTTGAACTGGCCTGTGATCTGGGTTTCCCCGAGGACCAGGGAATCGAGTCCGGACGCTACAGAAAAAGCATGGCGCGCGGCATCTTTATGCAGATAATGATAGCTGCGGTGTTTGATTTCCTCGTCGAGTTCCTGTTTGGGATTCGGACAAAACCGCTGCAAATCAATAAAGACTTCGCGCAGATGATGCGAAGTCAGCTCGGAGCGGTCCATGACACCATAGACCTCGAGCCGATTGCAGGTGGAGAGGACCATGACTTCACGTAAACCATGCTTTTTTATGACCTGGGGCAAGGAGACATCAATCTCCTCCCGGCTCAAAAAGAGCGTTTCACGGAAATCCAAACCCGCGGACTCGTGGTTGGTGCCAACGCAAAATAGTATGGGAACCTTCTCAGCCAAACACGCTACTCCAGTTATTGATGCCGAACAAGCCGATGGCCAACAGGACGAAACCAAGGATCGTCATCCACGCCAGTCGTTTGGCAGAAAGATTGAAAAAATTACGACTCAGAAGGGTCGCAAGATACCAGAGCCACACGAGGAAGGCCCACAGCACTTTGCCCAGAAGAGTCATGCGGTCACCAGTGAAGTAGAATTGGGAATAGATGGATCCCATGATCAGACCGCAGGTGAGGAAGATGAAGCCGAGCCAGATGGAAAGAATCAGAGCCTGATTCAATTTGCTGATGGAAACCTGAGTATGCTGCAGGCGATTGAGCTGTTTCTTTTTCAAAGCCCGCTGCTGAACCAGATAAAAGACCGCGATGACGAAGGCGATGATGGCGAAGGCCTCGCCGACGACGCTGACCAGGATGTGCGTGGACATCAGAAGGCCCGTGCTTTCCTCGACCGTTTCCCCATGCGGGGCCACGAAGAAAAACTGAACCAGCATGATCAGAGTGGACAGGGGCGCGACGATGGAGCCGGTGATGCGCAGGCCGAAGAAGAGCTGCGCGCAGATCGTAAGCCATGCCGTGGTCGTGATCAGCACAAAGCTGCTGGTCACATGCTGCAGATTGTAAAGGAAAGCGTTGACCGTATTGTACGTCATCAAAAGTGCAGCCAGCACAAAAAGAGCGTAGGCGGCGCGATGAATTTTTTCCTGGGTGCTGGATTTCGAAAAGCTGTGCAGATAAAGCCCTGAAGAGCCTGCGAATGCAATCAGGGCTGATATGACACCCAAATGATAGAAATTCAAGTGAAGCCCCCTCGGACTGGATGGATCGAAGCCAGGGCATTTATGACACAAAAGGAAGCCCAAGCTCAAGACAGGATTCGCCATCTCAGACCCAGTGTATCACGGCAGACCGGATATTTTTTGCCGTACTGCAATCAGTCCTTTTGGTGTCTTTTCCAAAAGCCGTGCTTCCTGGAGCGGCTTTGCGGTCTTGCGCGAGTTTCTGTCTTTCCTGGGTGAACCTTTATTTTAAGGAAAATAAACCGATAGCTCCTTAAGACAACGCGAGGATTTTTCTCTTTGATGCGCGAAGGCAAAGCGAACATGGCGCTTCAGTTGGGCTTGCGGCTCTGGCCGGCGAGCCTCGCTTGGATCATTGGCCTTGGGGTCCTGTCCTGCAGCGTTCAGCCCATGGGATTTGAAGAAAACGTCCTTGCAGCCCTGGATCGTGCGGTCCTTGCGATTGAAGAAGCGGGTGATGACAGCAATGCGGCCTTCGCGGACGGATGGATCCAGGAGCATCAGCTGGCTTTTACGCTTTCCATGCAAACAGCGCAGGATGAGCTGCAGCGCCTGATCCGCAAGGATGCCGAGGGCAGCTCCAGCAACTGCAGTTTTCCCGGCGAAAAAACCTCTGAGTCTGATGGCTGCGAACTCATCCGAAAGGCCCAGGTTCATTTGAATGATATGCGGGAATCAGGCCACGAGCTTTTCCAGCAGCTCAACTGGGGAAACCTGCGGCAGGCCGGACGTGCGATGGCCCAGAGTGATGCGGCGGCGGCTGATGCGCGGCGCAATATCTATCGGGCGCAGGATTTTTATGTGCAGCGCATGCAGGCCGACATCGTGCGCAGTTCCGAGAGCATTCTGCATCTGGCCATCGTCATCATCATCAGCCTTTTGGGGCTGATCGTTTCGGGGCTCTATTTCATCCTGCAAAACCGGCGTCAGCAGCAGCAGCTCCTGGAACGCGATGCCATGAATCGCGACTATACCCGCAAACTGGAAAAGATCGGCCGCGAGGTCCGGCGTCTCCGGGATCTGGGTTCAGCCATTGATGCGACGGCTGGCGTCCTGATCTTCAACGAGCAGCATAAGGTCATTTCCATCAATGAAGGCTTTCGTCAGCTGCGGGGCCTTGCCGGGGTGAACGTGCAAGGTCGCAGCATCATCAGCGTGATGGGGCTTGATGATGCTGACTTCGTGGAAAGCATCATCGCTTCGATCGCGGCTAAAAAAATCTGGCGAGGTGAAGTTCCCGGCCATCGCGAGGATGGTTCGGTGATTTGGATGTATGTCCTCTTCTATCCTGAACTGGATGATCTGGAGGATTTTGAAGGATCATTGGCCCTGGTCCTTGATATCACCGAAAGCAAAAAGGCCCAGCTGATTCTGGAAGGCACGCGTCATCTGACAGCGCTTGGGGAAATGGCGGGCGGCATTGCGCATGAAATCAATAATCCCCTGTCGGTCATCACAGGGCGCGTGTCCATTCTTCTTAAGAAGCTTCAGTCCCAGAGCCTCGACCCCCAATTCCTGCAGAGTGGATTGGAACAGGTGCAGCGCACAGTCAGCCGCATCGCACGCATTGTGGATTCGATGCGGCGACTGTCCCGCGCGGATGCCAGTGTCGAGGAAGCGCGGCCCGAGAAGCTGGAAGCCGTCCTGCGGGAAACGATGGAATTCACCGAGGATAAGCTGAAGCGCTACGACATCACCCTCAGCATACATGATGCCCTGTCCTTGAGTGAGGCGACAGTCATGCTGCAGGGCTTTGGCGTTTCACAGATTCTGATCAATCTGATCGGAAACGCCGCGGATGCGATCGAAGGCCGGCAGGGTTCAGAACGCTGGATTCGCCTGGAATTGGAACGGTCAGCTGAAGGTGCGGTGCTGATCAAGGTGGTGGATCCTGGGCTCGGTATTCCCAAGGCGATCCAGAGCAAGGTCATGGAACCTTTTTTCACAACCAAGCCGCCGGGCAAGGGGACGGGCTTGGGACTGAGTCTTTCCCAAAGGATAGCCGAGGAACATGGAGGCCGCCTGTACCTGGATGCAGAGGCGGCCCATACCACTTTTGTCTTGGAACTGCCGGCGCTGAAGAGAGAGCAGGAAGTGGCTTAGATCGGCACTTCCCGATAGTTCTCGATGATCTCTTTGAAAGTCGCGAGATACTTCGAACCGCCTTCGCCGTCGATCACGCGATGATCGAAGGTCAGACTCACCATCATCATCGGCCGGATGGCAATCATATCGTCGATCACGACCGGACGTTTCACGATGGCTCCGATGCCGAGCATCGCGACCTGCGGTTGATTGATGATGGGATTGCTCGTGATACTGCCCCAGCCACCGGGATTGGTGATCGAGAAGGTTCCACCCTGCACATCATCAGGCTTCAGTTTCTTATTCCGCGCCCGCATCACGAGATCATTCAAACGACGGGCGACGCCGGCAAGGCTCAGATCACCGGCCTGTTTGATGACAGGAACGATCAGGCCATTGTCCAGAGCCACCGCGCAGCCGATGTTGATATCCTTCTTCCAAAGGATGTCGTAGCCATCCACCGAGGTGTTGACGATGGGATGCTTTTTGATCGCCTGAACAGCGGCATGGATGAAGAAAGGCGTAAACGTGAGTTTGAAGCCTTCGCGCTTTTGGAATTCCGCGCCATGCTTTTCACGCAGTTTGACGATCTGATGCAGATCCATTTCGAAGACGGTCGTGACGTGCGGAGACACCCGAACCGATTCCACCATATGATCGGCAATCAGCTGGCGCATGCGAGTCATGGGCTCCCGACGCACGGGTACGCCTTCCAAAAGCTCCTGACCATCCACCGAACTCAGCTTGAGCTGGGTGTGAGGCGTTGCCATGGGAAGGGGGGCGGGTGCCGGCGCCTGGGCCACCGTCACGGGTTTGCCGAGGACCTGCGGCGTATCCTGCTCAAAGTCGAGCAGATCCTTCTTGGTGATGCGGCCGTGCATGCCGCTGCCACGCACCTGATTCAAATCAATGCCACGTTCCTGGGCCATTTTTCGCACCAGCGGCGAACTGCGCAGAGGCGAATCATCGTGCTGATCGTCGGCTTCTGCGGTGTTCACAGGCTGCTTGTCCCGAGGAATGGGGGGTGTGGCGCTCGCGGAAGACGACGGGGCTGCGGGCAGTTCCGTGCTGACCGTGGCACCGGCTTCACTGGAAATGATGGCCAAAGCCTGATCGACTTTCACCACGCTGCCGACCGGCACCAGGACTTTCACAAGTATGCCGGATGCGGGCGCGGGAATTTCTGTGTCGACCTTGTCGGTTGAGACTTCAAGAAGCGGGCTGTCCTTGGTAACGGCTTCGCCTTCTTTGATCAACCAATTGGTCAAGGTCGCTTCATGCACGCCCTCACCCATCAAGGGCATTAAAACCTCTGTGACCTTCGCCATCGTGAACTCCGTTGATGTCTGATATCTCTAATCTGCCCCGGGTGCGGAACACCCGCCCTTCAACTTAACCTGACTTTCAAATTAACCCGTCCTTCAACTCGAACCGTCATCCACTTACATGTGGATCGCGCCGCCGGTGCCGACATGTGCGGCTTCCACGATGGTTTCCGAAATCGTGGGATGCGGATGGATCGTGTGGGCGATTTCATCCAGCGTGGTTTCCAGAACCTTGCCCAAGGCAAATTCGGAAATCATCTCGGTCGCGGTGTTGCCGACTATGTGAACACCGAGGATTTCCTTGTATTTCGGCTCATAAATGATCTTGACGAAGCCCGTGGTCGCGTCCTCGATCTTGGCCTTGGCCATCGGCGCGAAGGGGAACTTCGCGATCTTGTATTCACGTTTTTCCGCTTTGCATTTTTCTTCCGTCAGACCAATGCTCGCGATTTCCGGATAGGTGTAAATCGCAGCCGGGTTCGCCGCATAGTTGATGACGGGAGGCTTATGGCCCGCGATCACTTCCACCGCATGATAGGCTTCCGCCGACGCTGTGTGCGCGAGGGCCGGGGTGGGAATGATGTCGCCGATCGCAAAGATGTTCGGGACCGAGGTTTTGTAATGCTCATCGACTTTGATGAAGCCGCCTTTTTCGGTGGTCAGGCCCACTTTGTTCAGGCCGATGTCATCGGTCACGGGTTCGCGGCCGATCGAGAG
The genomic region above belongs to Oligoflexus sp. and contains:
- a CDS encoding dihydrolipoamide acetyltransferase family protein, producing MAKVTEVLMPLMGEGVHEATLTNWLIKEGEAVTKDSPLLEVSTDKVDTEIPAPASGILVKVLVPVGSVVKVDQALAIISSEAGATVSTELPAAPSSSASATPPIPRDKQPVNTAEADDQHDDSPLRSSPLVRKMAQERGIDLNQVRGSGMHGRITKKDLLDFEQDTPQVLGKPVTVAQAPAPAPLPMATPHTQLKLSSVDGQELLEGVPVRREPMTRMRQLIADHMVESVRVSPHVTTVFEMDLHQIVKLREKHGAEFQKREGFKLTFTPFFIHAAVQAIKKHPIVNTSVDGYDILWKKDINIGCAVALDNGLIVPVIKQAGDLSLAGVARRLNDLVMRARNKKLKPDDVQGGTFSITNPGGWGSITSNPIINQPQVAMLGIGAIVKRPVVIDDMIAIRPMMMVSLTFDHRVIDGEGGSKYLATFKEIIENYREVPI
- the ccsA gene encoding cytochrome c biogenesis protein CcsA, translated to MNFYHLGVISALIAFAGSSGLYLHSFSKSSTQEKIHRAAYALFVLAALLMTYNTVNAFLYNLQHVTSSFVLITTTAWLTICAQLFFGLRITGSIVAPLSTLIMLVQFFFVAPHGETVEESTGLLMSTHILVSVVGEAFAIIAFVIAVFYLVQQRALKKKQLNRLQHTQVSISKLNQALILSIWLGFIFLTCGLIMGSIYSQFYFTGDRMTLLGKVLWAFLVWLWYLATLLSRNFFNLSAKRLAWMTILGFVLLAIGLFGINNWSSVFG
- the hemA gene encoding glutamyl-tRNA reductase, whose protein sequence is MAEKVPILFCVGTNHESAGLDFRETLFLSREEIDVSLPQVIKKHGLREVMVLSTCNRLEVYGVMDRSELTSHHLREVFIDLQRFCPNPKQELDEEIKHRSYHYLHKDAARHAFSVASGLDSLVLGETQITGQFKNAAQFAQESGTLGPILKRLTQEAFSSSKKVRSSTDIGKKPVSISHAAIDLANRVYGDIADCRVLVIGAGEMAEVAAKYLLKYNPKELFVCNRTLARAETLVEKVGIGIAYPWEELNEVLTLSDVVISCTSANEIVLDKPRIQRSQSARNKPVFLIDIALPRDIDKACAELEDVYLFDIDDLKQVVGENFEERRKAAEKGKKIIVENAEGFDKWLSNINLKPALGSFREYLEALVNQEFQKSFGRSPLNSLDENQIKAAEAMMKSVVNKINGDVARLVHNPPVGYTPESMAEALKSLFPLDKNS
- the hemC gene encoding hydroxymethylbilane synthase, with the translated sequence MNQTRKVRIATRGSQLALWQANHVSSLLQARGLNTELNIIKTTGDRVQDRFLHEIGGKGLFVRELEEAMKGGTADIAVHSLKDLPARIPAGFQLAAILPRHIPQDALIFNPKSLARLKVPEQKFLSKADLKNMGPMTIATASLRRQSLLKGLGPQINLVPVRGNVDTRIRKLNEGDWDGLILAGASLERLSLDHLPHRLLADEWYVPCAAQGALTIETPADSPFTKDLAALSDATTYACATMERMILEKLGGDCTMPFGAFFFPDVKKGETIARALVLDYEGQEARYVHTFKGLPDTLDYEASAKTMLDGLKKVGVTDILHALKIKAPILGDLA
- a CDS encoding PAS domain-containing sensor histidine kinase, translated to MREGKANMALQLGLRLWPASLAWIIGLGVLSCSVQPMGFEENVLAALDRAVLAIEEAGDDSNAAFADGWIQEHQLAFTLSMQTAQDELQRLIRKDAEGSSSNCSFPGEKTSESDGCELIRKAQVHLNDMRESGHELFQQLNWGNLRQAGRAMAQSDAAAADARRNIYRAQDFYVQRMQADIVRSSESILHLAIVIIISLLGLIVSGLYFILQNRRQQQQLLERDAMNRDYTRKLEKIGREVRRLRDLGSAIDATAGVLIFNEQHKVISINEGFRQLRGLAGVNVQGRSIISVMGLDDADFVESIIASIAAKKIWRGEVPGHREDGSVIWMYVLFYPELDDLEDFEGSLALVLDITESKKAQLILEGTRHLTALGEMAGGIAHEINNPLSVITGRVSILLKKLQSQSLDPQFLQSGLEQVQRTVSRIARIVDSMRRLSRADASVEEARPEKLEAVLRETMEFTEDKLKRYDITLSIHDALSLSEATVMLQGFGVSQILINLIGNAADAIEGRQGSERWIRLELERSAEGAVLIKVVDPGLGIPKAIQSKVMEPFFTTKPPGKGTGLGLSLSQRIAEEHGGRLYLDAEAAHTTFVLELPALKREQEVA